One genomic segment of Pseudomonas sp. RU47 includes these proteins:
- a CDS encoding 2-hydroxyacid dehydrogenase — MKKQVVLYKKLSPALMARLQEQCEVTLINSLDADGLMQLRDALPRAHGLLGASLKLDAALLDLAPQLEAIASVSVGVDNYDIDYLSPRKILLSNTPDVLTETTADTGFALILAAARRVVELANMVRSGQWSRNIGPAHFGTDVHGKTLGIIGMGRIGEALAQRGHFGFGMPVLYHSQSRKPAVEARFDAQYRSLEDLLQQADFICLTLPLTAQTEGLIGAEQFALMRPESIFINISRGKVVDEAAMIDALRHQRIRAAGLDVFEREPLNHDSPLLQLNNVVATPHMGSATHETREAMARCAVENLLAALAGEKPANLVNPSAWQG, encoded by the coding sequence ATGAAAAAACAGGTCGTGTTGTACAAGAAACTTTCGCCTGCGCTGATGGCGCGTTTGCAAGAACAATGCGAGGTGACGCTGATCAACAGCCTCGACGCCGACGGTCTGATGCAACTGCGCGATGCCCTGCCCCGCGCCCACGGTTTACTCGGCGCCAGCCTGAAGCTGGATGCCGCGTTGCTTGATCTGGCGCCGCAACTCGAAGCTATCGCTAGCGTTTCGGTAGGTGTCGACAACTACGACATCGATTACCTGAGCCCACGCAAGATCCTCTTGAGCAACACCCCGGACGTACTCACCGAAACCACCGCCGACACCGGTTTCGCCCTGATCCTCGCCGCCGCGCGGCGTGTGGTCGAACTGGCGAACATGGTGCGCAGCGGCCAATGGAGTCGCAACATCGGCCCGGCGCATTTCGGCACCGATGTGCATGGCAAGACGCTGGGCATCATCGGCATGGGCCGCATCGGCGAAGCGCTGGCGCAGCGTGGGCATTTCGGGTTTGGAATGCCGGTGCTCTATCACAGCCAGTCGCGCAAACCGGCGGTCGAGGCGCGATTCGATGCGCAATATCGCAGCCTTGAAGATCTGCTCCAGCAGGCTGATTTCATTTGCCTGACCTTGCCATTGACGGCGCAAACCGAGGGTTTGATTGGCGCCGAGCAATTTGCGCTGATGCGTCCGGAAAGCATCTTCATCAACATCTCGCGGGGCAAGGTGGTCGATGAAGCAGCGATGATTGATGCGCTGCGTCATCAGCGGATTCGTGCGGCGGGGCTGGATGTGTTTGAGCGTGAACCGCTGAATCATGATTCGCCGTTGTTGCAGCTGAATAATGTGGTGGCGACGCCGCACATGGGTTCGGCGACGCATGAGACGCGCGAGGCGATGGCGCGGTGTGCGGTGGAGAATCTGTTGGCGGCGCTGGCTGGGGAGAAACCGGCGAATCTGGTGAATCCATCGGCATGGCAGGGCTGA
- a CDS encoding MFS transporter: MKTATLATRRWWYIMPIVFITYSLAYLDRANYGFAAASGMAEDLMITPGLSSLLGALFFLGYFFFQVPGAIYAQKHSVKKLIFVSLILWGGLATLTGVVSNAYWLIVIRFMLGVVEAAVMPAMLVYLCHWFTRAERSRANTFLILGNPVTMLWMSVVSGYLVQHFSWRWMFIIEGLPAVLWAFIWWRLADDRPSQAKWLSDQEKQDLESALAAEQVGIKAVKNYAEAFRSPKVIILALQFFCWSIGVYGFVLWLPSILKAGAQMDMIEAGWLSALPYLAAVIGMLVVSWGSDKLQKRKRFVWPPLLIASIAFYGSYALGAEHFWWSYTLLVIAGACMYAPYGPFFAIVPEILPANVAGGAMALINSMGALGSFGGSYLVGYLNSSTGSPGASYLLMSGALLLSVVLTIFLKPGASDRVVAKAVATRAVPAHS, from the coding sequence ATGAAAACCGCAACCCTCGCCACCCGCCGCTGGTGGTACATCATGCCGATCGTGTTCATCACCTACAGCCTGGCGTATCTCGATCGCGCCAACTATGGCTTCGCCGCCGCGTCGGGCATGGCCGAAGACCTGATGATCACCCCGGGCCTGTCATCGCTGCTCGGTGCACTGTTCTTCCTCGGTTACTTTTTCTTCCAGGTACCCGGTGCGATCTACGCGCAAAAACACAGCGTGAAGAAGCTGATTTTCGTCAGCCTGATTCTCTGGGGCGGTCTCGCCACGTTGACCGGCGTGGTCTCCAACGCCTATTGGCTGATCGTCATTCGTTTCATGCTCGGTGTGGTTGAAGCGGCGGTGATGCCGGCGATGCTGGTGTATCTGTGCCATTGGTTCACCCGTGCCGAACGCTCGCGGGCCAACACCTTTCTGATCCTCGGCAATCCGGTGACGATGCTGTGGATGTCGGTGGTTTCGGGCTATCTGGTGCAGCATTTCAGTTGGCGCTGGATGTTCATCATCGAAGGCCTGCCAGCCGTGCTGTGGGCATTTATCTGGTGGCGTCTGGCCGATGATCGTCCGTCTCAAGCCAAGTGGCTCAGCGACCAGGAAAAACAGGATCTGGAAAGCGCACTCGCCGCCGAACAGGTCGGCATCAAAGCGGTGAAAAACTACGCCGAGGCGTTCCGTTCGCCGAAGGTGATCATTCTGGCGCTGCAGTTTTTCTGCTGGAGCATCGGCGTTTATGGCTTTGTGCTGTGGCTGCCGTCGATTCTAAAGGCCGGCGCGCAAATGGACATGATCGAGGCCGGCTGGCTGTCGGCGCTGCCGTATCTGGCGGCGGTGATCGGCATGCTCGTGGTGTCGTGGGGTTCGGACAAGTTGCAGAAGCGCAAACGCTTTGTCTGGCCGCCGCTGCTGATCGCGTCCATCGCGTTTTACGGTTCCTATGCACTCGGTGCTGAGCATTTCTGGTGGTCGTACACGCTGCTGGTGATTGCCGGCGCCTGCATGTACGCGCCTTACGGGCCGTTCTTTGCCATCGTCCCGGAGATTCTCCCGGCCAACGTTGCCGGTGGTGCGATGGCGCTGATCAACAGCATGGGCGCGCTCGGTTCGTTCGGCGGCTCGTATCTGGTCGGTTATCTGAACAGCTCCACCGGTTCGCCCGGCGCTTCGTATCTGTTGATGAGTGGCGCGCTGCTGCTGTCCGTGGTGCTGACGATTTTTCTCAAGCCCGGCGCCAGTGATCGCGTCGTCGCCAAAGCCGTTGCCACGCGTGCCGTGCCAGCGCATTCCTGA
- a CDS encoding sugar kinase, producing the protein MSEIDILSFGETMAMLVAEQTGDLAAVELFHKRIAGADSNVAIGLSRLGFNVAWLSRVGNDSLGRFVVETLIKEGLDCSHVDVDKQHPTGFQFKSRNDDGSDPQVEYFRRGSAASHLSPQSITASLLSARHLHATGIPPALSASAREMSFELMTRMRNAGRSVSFDPNLRPSLWASEREMITEINRLAALAHWVLPGLSEGRLLTGFEDPADIAAFYLDQGAEAVAIKLGPQGAYYRTQLDQGFVAGVPVANVVDTVGAGDGFAVGMISALLEHQSFAEAVQRANWIGSRAVQSRGDMEGLPTRAELDRSFPRSSVGMHTVTLRVTEDAERP; encoded by the coding sequence ATGTCTGAGATCGATATTCTCTCGTTCGGCGAAACCATGGCGATGCTGGTCGCCGAGCAGACCGGTGATCTAGCGGCGGTCGAGCTCTTCCATAAACGCATCGCCGGGGCTGACAGCAACGTGGCGATCGGGCTGTCGCGTCTGGGTTTCAACGTCGCGTGGCTGAGCCGGGTCGGCAATGATTCGCTCGGGCGCTTTGTGGTCGAGACCTTGATCAAGGAAGGTCTGGATTGCAGCCACGTTGACGTGGATAAACAGCACCCGACCGGTTTCCAGTTCAAATCGCGCAACGACGATGGCAGCGACCCGCAGGTCGAGTATTTCCGACGCGGTTCGGCGGCCAGTCATCTGTCGCCGCAGTCGATCACGGCCAGTTTGCTGAGTGCTCGGCATCTGCACGCCACTGGCATTCCACCGGCGCTCTCGGCTTCGGCGCGGGAGATGTCTTTCGAACTGATGACGCGCATGCGCAATGCCGGGCGCAGCGTGTCGTTCGATCCCAATCTGCGCCCGAGCCTGTGGGCCAGCGAGCGCGAAATGATCACCGAGATCAACCGCCTCGCCGCTCTCGCCCATTGGGTGTTGCCGGGGTTGAGTGAAGGTCGTTTGCTGACTGGTTTCGAAGACCCTGCGGACATTGCTGCGTTTTATCTTGATCAAGGTGCCGAAGCGGTGGCGATCAAGCTTGGCCCGCAAGGCGCCTACTACCGCACGCAACTGGATCAGGGTTTTGTTGCCGGCGTGCCGGTGGCCAATGTGGTCGACACGGTCGGTGCCGGTGACGGTTTTGCGGTGGGGATGATCAGCGCCCTGCTCGAGCATCAGAGTTTTGCCGAGGCAGTGCAGCGGGCGAACTGGATTGGCAGTCGGGCGGTGCAGAGTCGCGGGGATATGGAGGGGTTGCCGACCCGGGCAGAACTTGATCGATCGTTCCCACGCTCCAGCGTGGGAATGCATACCGTGACGCTCCGCGTCACAGAGGACGCGGAGCGTCCTTAG
- a CDS encoding sugar phosphate isomerase/epimerase family protein: MNKPAVSISLSSYGAELVRQRGQDSFIDVLAAAGANRIEWREELLTREDPAQLAQATQAQGLQSIYSSPTELWLAGQAQPNPELITALKQAEAFGSKWLKVSLGYFTDNNDLQALAERLKHSPVQLLVENDQTLQGGRIEPFQRFFAAVEQHNLPIKMTFDIGNWQWQDQSAASAARLLGRHVGYVHCKAVARRADGKLVAVPPAVSDLHLWEQLLRHMAQGVMRAAEYPLQGDDLVQLTTEHVAALARLGQSRLEPAHV, from the coding sequence ATGAATAAACCCGCCGTTTCCATCAGTCTGTCCAGCTACGGTGCCGAGCTTGTGCGCCAGCGTGGGCAGGATTCTTTTATCGATGTTCTGGCTGCCGCCGGAGCGAACCGCATCGAATGGCGCGAGGAATTGCTGACCCGTGAAGACCCAGCGCAACTGGCTCAGGCCACTCAGGCGCAGGGCCTGCAAAGCATCTATTCCTCGCCCACCGAACTGTGGCTGGCCGGTCAGGCGCAGCCGAACCCCGAGTTGATCACCGCGCTGAAACAGGCCGAAGCGTTCGGTTCAAAATGGCTGAAAGTCTCCCTCGGCTACTTCACCGACAACAATGATCTGCAAGCTTTGGCCGAACGTTTGAAACACAGCCCGGTGCAGTTGCTGGTGGAAAACGACCAGACTTTACAGGGCGGGCGCATCGAGCCATTTCAGCGCTTCTTCGCCGCCGTCGAGCAGCACAACCTGCCGATCAAGATGACCTTCGACATCGGCAACTGGCAGTGGCAGGACCAGTCTGCTGCCAGCGCCGCGCGTTTACTCGGCCGGCATGTCGGCTATGTACATTGCAAAGCGGTGGCCCGTCGCGCCGACGGCAAACTGGTCGCGGTGCCGCCGGCCGTCAGTGACCTGCACCTGTGGGAACAACTGCTGCGGCACATGGCCCAAGGCGTTATGCGCGCGGCCGAATACCCTTTGCAGGGCGATGATCTGGTGCAGTTGACCACCGAGCACGTCGCCGCCCTCGCCCGCCTCGGCCAATCGCGTCTGGAGCCTGCTCATGTCTGA
- a CDS encoding LacI family DNA-binding transcriptional regulator — translation MNDFSAAQRSRVTMLDVAERAGVSKASVSRFIGDDRALLSDAIALRIEHAISELGYRPNQMARGLKRGRTRLIGMLVADIRNPYSIAVMHGVETACRAHGYSLVVCNTDRDDEQERQHLALLRSYNIEGLIVNTLGHHRDELHELRREMPLVLVDRKVDGLDSDMVGLNNPQAVEMALTHLQQRGYRDLVLVTEPYDGTSSRIERVSSFQAQIAQRSDLAGAVLETGDDLQSQLRTFLNTPGNGPKALFCANGVAALAATTALRAMGSRLFEDVGLIALDDLDWYPLVGSGITALAQPTAEIGARAFACLLKRLRGDEEVARVVDFAPVLVERGSTLEVGGV, via the coding sequence GTGAACGACTTCTCCGCCGCCCAGCGCAGCCGCGTGACCATGCTCGACGTCGCCGAACGCGCCGGCGTGTCCAAAGCCAGCGTCTCGCGTTTCATCGGCGATGACCGCGCCCTGCTCTCCGATGCCATTGCCTTGCGCATCGAACATGCCATCAGCGAACTCGGCTACCGCCCCAACCAAATGGCTCGCGGCCTTAAGCGCGGGCGAACGCGCCTGATCGGCATGCTGGTGGCCGATATCCGTAACCCTTATTCGATTGCCGTGATGCACGGGGTGGAAACCGCCTGCCGTGCGCACGGCTACAGCCTGGTGGTGTGCAACACCGATCGCGATGACGAGCAGGAACGCCAGCATCTGGCGCTGTTGCGCTCGTACAACATCGAAGGGCTGATCGTGAACACCCTTGGCCATCACCGTGACGAACTGCATGAACTGCGCCGCGAGATGCCGCTGGTGCTGGTGGACCGCAAGGTCGACGGGCTCGACAGCGACATGGTTGGGTTGAACAACCCGCAGGCTGTCGAGATGGCGCTTACGCATCTGCAGCAACGTGGCTATCGGGATCTGGTGCTGGTGACTGAACCGTATGACGGCACCAGTTCGCGGATCGAGCGGGTCAGCAGTTTTCAGGCGCAGATTGCCCAGCGTTCGGATTTGGCTGGGGCTGTACTGGAAACCGGCGATGATCTGCAAAGCCAACTTCGCACCTTTTTAAACACTCCCGGCAACGGTCCGAAAGCGCTGTTTTGCGCCAATGGCGTGGCGGCGTTGGCAGCCACGACGGCATTGCGGGCGATGGGCTCGCGGTTGTTCGAGGATGTCGGGCTGATTGCCCTGGATGATCTGGATTGGTATCCGTTGGTGGGCAGCGGGATTACCGCGCTCGCTCAGCCGACGGCAGAGATAGGCGCGCGGGCGTTTGCGTGTCTGCTCAAGCGCTTGCGTGGGGATGAGGAGGTGGCGCGGGTGGTGGATTTTGCGCCGGTGCTGGTTGAGCGTGGATCGACCCTTGAGGTTGGTGGTGTTTGA
- a CDS encoding DUF1345 domain-containing protein, translated as MRFLARTHPRLSAAALLGLATGLLVPADSIVSKILIGWNAGVWTYLILMFWLTVRAKAPDVKRIAEVEDENAGLVLFVVCIAALASLATITFELAGSKDLETTRKLLHYGFTALTVIGSWLLIGVIFCVHYARLYYTWDGKEPALRFAEGLTTPNYWDFLYFSFTIGVAVQTADVGVATRDIRKIVLAQSLIGFVFNTAILGFSINIAAGLFG; from the coding sequence ATGCGCTTCCTCGCCCGCACCCACCCTCGCCTGTCTGCCGCCGCCCTCCTCGGCCTCGCCACCGGACTCCTCGTCCCCGCCGATTCCATCGTCAGTAAAATCCTCATCGGCTGGAACGCCGGTGTCTGGACCTACCTGATCCTGATGTTCTGGCTGACCGTGCGCGCCAAGGCTCCGGACGTCAAACGCATCGCTGAAGTCGAAGACGAAAATGCCGGGCTGGTGCTGTTCGTGGTCTGCATCGCCGCGCTGGCGAGTCTGGCGACCATCACTTTCGAACTGGCCGGTAGCAAGGATCTGGAAACCACGCGCAAGCTCCTGCACTACGGTTTTACCGCGCTGACGGTGATCGGTTCGTGGCTGCTGATCGGGGTGATTTTCTGCGTGCACTACGCGAGGTTGTATTACACCTGGGATGGCAAGGAACCGGCGCTGCGCTTCGCCGAAGGGCTGACCACTCCCAATTATTGGGACTTCCTGTACTTCTCGTTCACCATCGGCGTGGCCGTGCAGACTGCCGATGTCGGCGTGGCCACCCGCGACATCCGCAAAATCGTCTTGGCGCAATCGTTGATCGGCTTCGTGTTCAACACCGCGATTCTGGGCTTTTCGATCAACATCGCTGCCGGTTTGTTCGGCTGA